Proteins encoded within one genomic window of Aerococcus viridans:
- a CDS encoding acyltransferase produces the protein MKERQQNFELLRIIAMFMIVVSHVITHYIMKVELEVTGLNNFLLTLLRAIIYVCVNVYIIISSYFSINAKQLKIKKIIHVAMLPGFVSAILITILMVFGAIDFNIWRILGKLFATFRGEYWFISNYFALYLFIPFLNKIVHMISKKEYQHFLFLSTLVGVVWPFFVNNQEIISINSGFSLIFFVYLYFVGAYIRLHGAFIKDFTRNQYLLGYLTLALITGFLQYILPEVDFLNYNGPFEFIMSYCIFMYIRQIKVKSVRINTIAAYTLGVYLVHEQSEVREFIWNLPIIHQIIQWSPITFIPAIIFVAVMVFSVSWIIGYTLTNLYNKVEQFVFYVLETRVGNPTIE, from the coding sequence ATGAAAGAACGACAACAGAACTTTGAATTGCTTCGAATTATTGCGATGTTTATGATTGTAGTTTCGCATGTGATCACCCACTACATCATGAAGGTAGAGTTAGAAGTAACTGGCTTGAATAACTTCTTACTAACCTTACTTCGTGCCATCATATATGTATGTGTAAATGTCTATATTATTATCTCAAGCTATTTTTCAATTAATGCTAAACAACTAAAAATTAAAAAAATTATCCATGTAGCCATGCTACCAGGTTTTGTTTCAGCCATTTTAATCACCATACTAATGGTGTTTGGCGCTATCGATTTTAATATTTGGCGGATTTTAGGTAAGTTATTTGCCACATTTAGGGGAGAGTACTGGTTTATATCGAATTACTTTGCCTTGTACCTATTCATTCCTTTCTTAAATAAAATTGTTCATATGATTAGTAAGAAAGAGTATCAACATTTCTTATTCTTATCGACTTTGGTGGGGGTTGTATGGCCATTTTTTGTCAACAACCAGGAAATTATATCAATTAACTCAGGTTTTTCATTAATTTTCTTCGTGTATTTATATTTTGTAGGCGCCTATATCCGCCTACATGGCGCATTTATTAAAGACTTCACCCGTAATCAATATCTACTAGGGTATCTAACATTAGCCTTGATTACTGGCTTTTTGCAATATATCTTACCCGAAGTAGACTTTTTAAACTACAACGGGCCCTTTGAATTTATCATGTCCTACTGCATCTTTATGTATATTCGACAAATCAAAGTGAAGTCAGTAAGGATCAATACCATAGCAGCCTATACTTTGGGTGTTTACTTGGTTCATGAGCAATCTGAGGTACGTGAATTTATTTGGAATCTACCAATTATTCATCAGATTATACAGTGGTCACCAATTACATTTATACCGGCTATTATCTTTGTGGCAGTTATGGTATTCTCAGTATCATGGATTATCGGCTATACGCTAACTAACTTATATAATAAAGTTGAGCAGTTTGTGTTTTATGTATTAGAAACTAGAGTGGGCAATCCGACAATTGAATAA
- the purR gene encoding pur operon repressor, giving the protein MKIKRSPRLVDMTQYLLSHPHKLVSLTFFVSRYESAKSSISEDLTILKEQFELSGFGRIETVAGAAGGVIYIPTMSKEDAIVEVENLIYQLEASDDRILPGGYFYLTDLLSDPDQLRKIGKIIASYYAESKATAIMTIATKGVPIAQMVALYLNIPFVIVRRDSKVTEGSTVSINYATKGTTRVEKMELTKSSLPQGSHVLVIDDFLNGGGTITGMNSMLKEFNSTCAGIAVLCESDTPDREIDFEYESLIKVQKDPSFAKGFELTLGTMFKD; this is encoded by the coding sequence ATGAAAATCAAACGTAGCCCGCGACTAGTGGACATGACACAATATTTATTATCACACCCACACAAGTTGGTGTCGTTAACGTTTTTTGTGTCACGTTACGAATCAGCGAAATCATCCATTTCTGAAGATTTGACGATTTTAAAAGAACAATTTGAATTAAGTGGATTTGGAAGAATCGAAACTGTAGCTGGAGCTGCTGGTGGTGTCATCTATATTCCAACAATGTCAAAAGAAGACGCGATTGTTGAAGTGGAAAATCTGATTTACCAATTAGAAGCTTCAGATGACCGGATTCTACCAGGTGGATACTTCTACCTAACTGACTTATTAAGTGACCCAGATCAGTTACGCAAAATAGGTAAAATCATTGCAAGCTATTATGCAGAATCAAAAGCAACAGCCATCATGACTATTGCGACAAAAGGTGTGCCAATCGCACAAATGGTTGCACTATACCTGAACATACCATTCGTTATTGTGCGTCGTGACTCAAAGGTAACCGAAGGCTCAACGGTTTCTATTAACTACGCTACAAAAGGGACAACCCGAGTAGAAAAAATGGAACTAACAAAATCTTCACTACCACAAGGCTCACACGTATTAGTCATCGATGACTTCCTAAACGGTGGGGGAACCATCACAGGGATGAACTCAATGTTGAAAGAATTTAACTCAACGTGTGCTGGGATAGCCGTATTGTGTGAATCTGACACACCGGACCGTGAAATCGACTTTGAATACGAGTCACTGATTAAAGTGCAAAAAGACCCTTCATTCGCTAAAGGATTCGAATTAACACTTGGTACAATGTTTAAAGATTAA
- a CDS encoding metal ABC transporter permease — MEMFQYEFMGRAFIAATTISFISPILGLLLIMRKQSLMADTLAHISLAGVAFGYLLGVEPTITTILFVATAALILEYLRVVYANYSDISVAMMMSGGMALALLLLNQVDSAASINAYLFGSIVTVSSLQVYILIGLAVFIVAGYLIFKRPLYLVSFDENTAYTAGLPVRMISVIFSIITGMAIALIMPIAGSLLVSAIIVMPAAIALRLVKNFDSVIIVGVIIAMFGMFAGLTTSYYLDTPPGATIVAIFVLIFIIESGFLKITKG; from the coding sequence GTGGAGATGTTTCAGTATGAGTTCATGGGACGGGCATTCATAGCCGCAACCACCATTTCATTTATTTCCCCAATCCTAGGTCTCCTATTAATCATGCGTAAGCAATCATTAATGGCGGATACCTTAGCCCACATCTCATTAGCCGGAGTGGCTTTCGGGTATTTATTAGGGGTCGAGCCAACTATTACAACCATTTTGTTCGTGGCGACAGCAGCCTTAATCTTAGAATACTTGCGGGTCGTTTACGCCAACTATTCAGATATATCGGTTGCCATGATGATGTCTGGTGGGATGGCCTTAGCCTTACTATTATTGAACCAAGTAGATTCAGCGGCCTCTATTAACGCCTACCTATTTGGTTCCATCGTGACCGTTTCGTCATTACAAGTCTATATCTTGATTGGACTAGCGGTATTTATTGTAGCTGGCTACTTAATTTTTAAACGGCCCTTATACCTCGTTTCATTTGACGAAAACACCGCCTATACGGCAGGTTTGCCAGTTCGAATGATCTCAGTCATTTTTTCAATTATTACTGGAATGGCCATTGCCTTAATCATGCCAATTGCAGGATCACTACTAGTATCAGCAATCATCGTTATGCCAGCAGCCATTGCGTTACGACTAGTGAAAAACTTTGATTCAGTCATTATCGTCGGTGTGATCATCGCCATGTTTGGGATGTTTGCTGGGCTGACAACGTCTTACTATTTAGACACACCACCAGGTGCAACAATTGTTGCCATCTTCGTTTTAATATTCATTATCGAAAGTGGTTTTCTTAAAATCACTAAAGGCTAA
- a CDS encoding metal ABC transporter ATP-binding protein, with the protein MHYIEVKKLGFSWDNEPVLNDISFTVDQGEFVILTGENGAAKSTLLRNILGLLSPDQGSATISKTNAFGQKLQIGYVPQTLNSFNAGFPSTVYEFVASGRFQQDRWFKKLDDNDKSHVERALKSVGMEEQRNKKIGDLSGGQKQRVGLARVFATNPDLFILDEPTTGMDKNSRAAFYDLLRHNTEKHGKAILMVTHDDNIIDEYYDKRVHLVRKENSPWRCFSMSSWDGHS; encoded by the coding sequence ATGCACTACATAGAGGTGAAAAAATTAGGCTTTTCCTGGGACAACGAACCCGTATTAAACGACATTTCCTTTACCGTAGACCAGGGTGAATTTGTCATCCTCACCGGGGAAAATGGCGCAGCCAAATCAACTTTATTACGCAATATACTTGGCCTTTTATCACCTGATCAAGGGTCCGCTACAATTTCTAAAACCAATGCTTTTGGTCAAAAATTACAAATTGGCTATGTACCGCAAACTTTGAACAGCTTTAATGCTGGTTTTCCAAGTACAGTCTATGAATTTGTGGCTTCTGGTCGTTTCCAACAAGATCGTTGGTTTAAAAAACTAGATGACAACGATAAATCACATGTCGAAAGGGCCTTAAAATCAGTCGGTATGGAAGAACAACGCAATAAAAAAATAGGGGACCTTTCTGGTGGACAGAAACAACGAGTAGGTTTAGCACGCGTCTTTGCGACCAATCCAGATTTATTTATTTTAGATGAGCCGACAACAGGGATGGACAAGAATTCCCGCGCGGCCTTTTATGACCTTTTACGTCATAACACAGAAAAACATGGGAAAGCTATTTTGATGGTAACTCATGACGACAATATTATAGATGAATACTATGACAAACGTGTGCATTTAGTAAGAAAGGAGAATTCGCCGTGGAGATGTTTCAGTATGAGTTCATGGGACGGGCATTCATAG
- a CDS encoding metal ABC transporter solute-binding protein, Zn/Mn family, which produces MNKFKRFFWLLALSAIAFLAACGNGASTASDDSSLQIVTTFYPMQALTNAVVGDSAEVTVMMENADTHEYEPSAQDIATLNEADVFVYNSEDMETFVATLLESIDNPDLVIIEAASEVELIDGDVETVGETTSEEETEEHSEEEHTDEDTDAETEEDHDHEGHSHETDPHTWLDPVNAVTEAQTIANALTEADPDNAETYQENAGQFASDMMAVHEEYARIFEAAETETFLTQHAAFGYLANRYGLHQVAVTGVTESAEPSPKRIADIVSYMTENNISVIYGQAGGATEIAKTIASEVGGTVGELQSMESVDTSQYPADGTGFIAIMKDNLESLAEGVQ; this is translated from the coding sequence GTGAATAAATTTAAACGATTTTTTTGGTTGCTAGCTTTATCAGCCATCGCCTTTTTGGCAGCATGTGGCAATGGGGCGTCGACAGCAAGTGATGATAGTAGCTTACAGATTGTAACAACTTTTTACCCTATGCAGGCCTTAACCAACGCTGTGGTTGGAGATAGTGCTGAGGTAACGGTTATGATGGAGAATGCGGATACCCATGAATATGAGCCGAGTGCGCAAGATATTGCGACTTTAAATGAAGCAGATGTCTTTGTTTATAACAGTGAAGACATGGAAACCTTCGTAGCAACTTTATTAGAATCGATTGATAACCCAGATTTAGTCATTATTGAAGCAGCTTCAGAAGTTGAATTGATCGATGGTGATGTGGAAACAGTCGGAGAAACGACTTCTGAAGAAGAGACTGAAGAACATTCTGAAGAAGAACATACAGATGAGGACACTGATGCTGAAACAGAGGAAGACCACGACCACGAGGGCCACAGTCACGAAACGGACCCACATACTTGGTTAGACCCTGTCAATGCGGTCACTGAAGCACAGACAATTGCCAATGCATTAACGGAAGCAGATCCTGATAACGCTGAAACATACCAAGAAAACGCGGGACAATTTGCTAGCGATATGATGGCTGTCCATGAAGAATATGCGCGTATTTTTGAAGCTGCAGAAACAGAAACCTTCTTAACGCAACATGCGGCCTTTGGTTATTTAGCCAATCGATATGGTTTACATCAAGTAGCAGTTACAGGGGTAACTGAGTCAGCTGAACCATCGCCTAAACGCATTGCGGACATCGTTTCTTATATGACAGAAAACAATATCTCAGTGATTTACGGTCAAGCTGGTGGTGCTACTGAAATTGCCAAAACAATTGCCTCAGAAGTGGGCGGTACAGTAGGTGAATTGCAGTCAATGGAGAGTGTTGATACTAGCCAATATCCAGCAGATGGCACCGGTTTTATTGCAATCATGAAAGATAATTTAGAGAGTTTAGCAGAAGGTGTCCAATGA
- the ispE gene encoding 4-(cytidine 5'-diphospho)-2-C-methyl-D-erythritol kinase — translation MIEGEVAPAKINLAQDILFRRSDNYHEVAMVMASIDLSDYLTFELIPEDKIIVETSRAFLPEDNRNHAYQAAQLMKKVGNIKTGVHISIEKRIPVAAGLGGGSTDAAAVFRKLNTLWDINLPLKELQALANQVGSDVAYSIAGGTALVEGRGEKIRQIKPAPKCWIILAKPAISVSTRKIFNQLDVERLNYEPNAPKVLAALESESYEDLMAAIGNSLEPVTFSQHPKLAKLKQQMLDFGADGVTMSGSGPTIIGFTQVYSRGQRIYNALRGFCQEVYMVRVMPEINEAFKDK, via the coding sequence ATGATCGAGGGAGAAGTAGCACCGGCAAAGATCAACCTTGCTCAAGATATATTATTTCGTCGCTCAGACAATTACCATGAAGTAGCCATGGTGATGGCGTCAATCGATTTGTCAGATTACTTAACTTTTGAGTTAATCCCAGAAGACAAGATTATCGTGGAGACAAGTCGCGCCTTTTTGCCAGAAGATAACCGCAACCATGCCTACCAAGCGGCCCAACTCATGAAAAAAGTGGGCAATATCAAGACGGGTGTTCATATCTCGATTGAAAAGCGGATTCCTGTCGCAGCAGGCTTGGGTGGTGGATCAACAGACGCAGCAGCAGTATTTCGTAAACTCAATACCCTATGGGATATCAACTTGCCCTTGAAAGAATTGCAGGCGTTGGCTAATCAGGTTGGGTCTGATGTGGCTTATTCGATTGCGGGCGGCACGGCTTTGGTAGAAGGTCGAGGGGAAAAAATCCGCCAAATTAAACCAGCTCCTAAATGTTGGATAATTCTTGCTAAACCAGCTATCTCGGTTTCAACACGGAAAATTTTCAACCAACTAGATGTTGAACGATTAAACTATGAACCCAATGCGCCAAAAGTACTGGCAGCCCTAGAGTCAGAGTCTTATGAAGACCTGATGGCAGCAATTGGGAATTCCTTGGAACCAGTCACTTTTAGCCAGCACCCTAAATTGGCCAAGTTGAAACAGCAAATGCTCGATTTTGGTGCAGACGGGGTCACGATGTCTGGGTCTGGGCCGACAATTATTGGCTTTACCCAGGTTTACAGCCGTGGCCAACGGATTTATAATGCCTTACGCGGCTTTTGCCAAGAAGTTTATATGGTACGTGTGATGCCTGAAATTAATGAAGCATTCAAAGATAAATAA
- a CDS encoding Veg family protein, with the protein MPNNIATIKAELEGKIGERVHLTQQIGRKRVMKRQGVLSDTFPAVFVVELDQEENKFERICYSYSDVLTESVEIEFE; encoded by the coding sequence ATGCCAAATAATATTGCAACGATTAAAGCGGAACTTGAAGGAAAAATTGGTGAACGCGTCCATCTAACACAACAGATTGGTCGTAAACGCGTGATGAAACGCCAAGGGGTGCTAAGTGACACTTTCCCTGCTGTTTTCGTGGTTGAACTAGACCAAGAAGAAAACAAATTTGAACGCATCTGCTATAGCTATTCTGATGTGTTAACTGAATCAGTCGAAATCGAATTCGAATAA
- the rsmA gene encoding 16S rRNA (adenine(1518)-N(6)/adenine(1519)-N(6))-dimethyltransferase RsmA has protein sequence MNEPFKYIATPSRTGAILKKFNLDAKKSLGQNFLTEPQILQHMVDVAGVDKDTNAIEIGPGIGALTEFLAINAKEVLAFEIDQRLLPVLADTLSDYDNVTIKHQDILEADLNATMAAFPPAERTVVVANLPYYITTPIIFNLLEASFHFDQFILMMQKEVAERLTAAPGTKAYGSLSVAIQYYCDAEIAFTVPRTVFNPQPNVDSAILALNKLDKPRITVENEAFFFHLVRSSFKQRRKTIWNNLRAAFGKEEAVVEKMVKALEIAGVDQKQRAETLTIADFGHLADALYKEDLTFQD, from the coding sequence ATGAATGAACCATTTAAATATATCGCAACGCCTTCAAGAACGGGTGCCATCCTAAAGAAATTCAATTTAGATGCGAAAAAGTCCTTGGGGCAAAACTTCCTGACTGAACCGCAAATCCTACAACATATGGTGGACGTAGCAGGGGTGGACAAGGATACCAACGCCATTGAAATCGGACCGGGGATTGGGGCTTTAACGGAGTTTTTAGCCATCAATGCCAAGGAAGTATTGGCTTTTGAAATTGACCAACGCTTGTTGCCAGTTTTAGCCGATACCCTAAGTGATTACGACAACGTAACAATCAAGCACCAAGATATCTTGGAAGCGGACTTGAATGCGACAATGGCGGCCTTCCCACCTGCTGAGCGGACGGTTGTAGTGGCTAACTTGCCTTATTATATTACAACGCCAATCATCTTCAACTTACTTGAAGCCAGCTTCCACTTCGACCAATTCATCTTGATGATGCAAAAAGAGGTAGCAGAGCGATTGACAGCAGCCCCAGGGACAAAGGCTTATGGGTCATTATCAGTAGCTATTCAATACTACTGTGACGCGGAAATCGCCTTTACTGTACCGCGGACTGTTTTTAACCCACAACCTAACGTAGATTCGGCTATCTTGGCCTTAAACAAGCTGGATAAACCAAGAATTACTGTTGAAAACGAAGCATTTTTCTTCCATTTAGTACGGTCAAGCTTCAAACAACGACGTAAGACCATTTGGAATAACTTACGGGCTGCCTTTGGAAAAGAAGAAGCCGTCGTTGAAAAAATGGTAAAAGCCCTTGAAATTGCAGGAGTTGACCAAAAACAACGGGCGGAAACGCTAACGATTGCAGATTTTGGACACTTGGCAGACGCACTATATAAAGAAGACTTAACCTTCCAAGATTAA
- the rnmV gene encoding ribonuclease M5, giving the protein MRDMTAEDKQGEMAKAENPSAKQKKQIKQVIVVEGKSDTQRLNRLYQVTTIETNGSAIDERTLLEIKKAHELHGVIVFTDPDISGTKIRQAVVDAVPGVQHAFIERDEAKPSHKGSLGVEHASDSAIEKALVNVYQLADPAGNAVEPIAQKDLIALRLIGTPDAKDRRAYLSSQLHLGYVNGKQLAKRLALFQISLDQVAAVLENYQKK; this is encoded by the coding sequence ATGCGTGATATGACAGCTGAAGACAAACAGGGAGAGATGGCGAAAGCTGAAAATCCATCTGCAAAACAAAAGAAACAAATTAAACAAGTGATTGTAGTTGAGGGCAAGTCAGATACCCAACGGTTAAACCGGCTCTACCAAGTCACAACGATTGAAACTAACGGGTCAGCGATTGATGAACGGACCTTACTTGAAATCAAGAAAGCTCATGAACTCCATGGGGTGATTGTCTTTACAGATCCAGATATCTCAGGCACTAAGATTCGTCAAGCGGTTGTGGACGCTGTACCTGGTGTTCAACATGCCTTTATTGAACGAGATGAAGCGAAACCAAGTCATAAGGGGAGTTTAGGGGTTGAGCATGCCTCTGATTCAGCGATTGAAAAAGCGCTGGTCAATGTTTACCAGTTGGCTGATCCAGCAGGAAACGCGGTTGAACCTATCGCACAAAAAGACTTGATTGCCTTAAGGTTGATTGGGACGCCGGATGCCAAAGACAGAAGAGCATACTTATCAAGCCAGCTACACTTGGGTTATGTCAACGGCAAACAGCTTGCGAAACGGTTAGCCCTTTTCCAGATATCATTAGACCAAGTGGCAGCAGTGCTTGAAAATTACCAAAAGAAATAG
- a CDS encoding TatD family hydrolase, with product MLFDTHTHLNVDDFNDDRDETITRARHARVKGFALVGFNYNTINRAQEMVEENGDMVGIYGWHPTEAVDYNGEAEKYLLSTLEDDRVVAVGETGLDYYWDTSPRDVQEKAFRRQLAIARELHLPIVIHNREATADCYRILKEEKVGDFGGIMHSFGETPEWAEKFLDLGMHVSFSGVSTFKKTVEVREAAKLVPDDKILIETDSPYLAPVPKRGKRNESAFVAYVAETLATTRESSIADFEAQTFQNALDLFALDFDGQQLVKRK from the coding sequence ATGTTATTTGATACGCACACACATTTAAATGTAGATGATTTTAATGACGACCGCGATGAAACCATCACTCGGGCTAGACATGCTAGGGTAAAAGGCTTTGCCTTAGTAGGTTTTAACTACAATACCATTAACCGAGCCCAAGAAATGGTCGAGGAAAATGGGGACATGGTTGGCATTTACGGCTGGCATCCAACTGAAGCGGTGGATTACAATGGCGAAGCTGAAAAATACCTATTATCTACTTTAGAAGATGACCGGGTAGTGGCGGTTGGGGAAACGGGCTTGGATTATTACTGGGATACTAGTCCCCGTGACGTACAAGAAAAAGCTTTCCGACGTCAACTAGCGATTGCCCGCGAATTACATTTGCCTATTGTCATCCATAACCGGGAGGCGACGGCTGATTGCTACCGCATTTTAAAAGAAGAAAAAGTGGGCGATTTCGGTGGCATTATGCATTCCTTTGGTGAAACACCTGAATGGGCCGAGAAATTCCTAGATTTAGGCATGCACGTCTCTTTTTCCGGTGTATCGACCTTCAAAAAGACGGTAGAGGTGCGGGAAGCTGCGAAATTGGTGCCTGATGATAAGATTTTGATTGAGACAGATTCGCCGTATTTAGCGCCGGTACCAAAACGGGGCAAACGTAATGAATCAGCCTTTGTAGCCTACGTGGCAGAGACCTTGGCAACGACACGCGAAAGTTCAATTGCAGATTTTGAAGCGCAAACCTTCCAAAATGCTTTGGATTTATTCGCACTGGATTTTGATGGCCAACAATTGGTCAAAAGAAAGTAG
- the metG gene encoding methionine--tRNA ligase — protein sequence MAENKETFYITTPIYYPSGKLHIGNTYTTVASDTLARYKRANDFDVMFLTGADEHGQKIQQKAEEQGISPQEYVDGMAAGMQELWKTMKISNDIFMRTSSQQHIEAIQYIFDRLLEQGDIYLGEYEGWYSVSDEEFFTETQLEEVYKDENGKVIGGKAPSGHDVELVKEESYFFKMSKYADRLLQYYEENPTFIQPETRKNEMINNFIKPGLEDLAVSRTSFNWGVPVKSNPKHVVYVWIDALANYITALGYPNADAENFDKYWPANIHFVGKEIVRFHTIYWPIMLMALDLPLPKQIFGHGWLLMQDGKMSKSKGNVVYPEMLVERYGLDALRYYLMREVKFGHDGIFTPDNFINRINYDLANDLGNLLNRTVSMVNKYLGGQVGAYPGQITDFDAPLEDLITTEVAAYRQSMDALQFSVALDHVWEIISRTNKYIDETAPWILAKDEAEAGKLQSVMYHLVDSLRVIAILIQPVMVETPAKIFEQLGLDFDADAGFENAKVGLYPETAKVVEKGQPIFPRLDHDEEVAYIQAQMAANKSASDEEEDESFNPEETELVSVKDSQIKYDVFDKVEIKVAEVIDADFVEGADKLLKFRLDAGDKGHRQILSGIREFYPDPSVLIGKKVCIIANLKPRKMKGEVSQGMILSAEHEGKLQVVFAPEDAANGSEIA from the coding sequence GTGGCTGAAAATAAGGAAACATTTTATATTACAACACCGATCTATTATCCAAGTGGTAAATTACATATCGGAAATACATATACAACAGTAGCATCTGATACACTTGCGCGTTACAAACGTGCGAACGATTTTGATGTGATGTTTTTAACTGGTGCCGACGAGCACGGACAAAAAATCCAACAAAAAGCTGAAGAACAAGGCATTTCACCGCAAGAATACGTTGATGGTATGGCGGCTGGTATGCAAGAACTTTGGAAGACAATGAAGATTTCAAACGATATTTTCATGCGTACTTCAAGCCAACAACATATTGAAGCCATTCAATACATCTTCGATCGCTTATTAGAACAAGGTGATATATACCTAGGTGAATATGAAGGTTGGTACTCAGTTTCTGATGAAGAGTTCTTCACTGAAACCCAATTAGAAGAAGTTTACAAAGATGAAAATGGTAAAGTAATCGGTGGTAAAGCGCCATCTGGTCACGACGTAGAATTAGTAAAAGAAGAATCTTACTTCTTCAAGATGAGTAAATACGCTGATCGTTTACTACAATACTACGAAGAGAACCCAACATTCATCCAACCTGAAACCCGTAAAAATGAAATGATCAACAACTTCATTAAACCAGGTCTAGAAGACTTGGCCGTTTCACGTACATCATTCAACTGGGGGGTGCCGGTTAAATCTAACCCTAAACACGTAGTTTACGTTTGGATTGACGCTTTAGCCAACTACATTACAGCTTTAGGCTATCCAAATGCGGATGCTGAAAACTTTGACAAATATTGGCCAGCAAATATTCATTTTGTAGGTAAAGAAATCGTTCGTTTCCATACGATTTATTGGCCAATTATGTTGATGGCATTAGACTTGCCATTACCAAAACAAATCTTTGGCCACGGTTGGTTATTGATGCAAGATGGTAAAATGTCTAAATCTAAAGGGAACGTTGTTTACCCAGAAATGCTAGTTGAACGTTACGGTCTAGATGCCTTACGTTACTACTTGATGCGCGAAGTGAAATTTGGTCATGACGGGATCTTTACCCCTGACAACTTCATCAACCGTATTAACTATGACTTAGCGAATGACTTAGGAAACTTATTGAATCGTACTGTTTCAATGGTGAACAAGTACTTAGGTGGTCAAGTAGGTGCTTACCCAGGTCAAATTACTGACTTTGATGCACCATTAGAAGACCTCATCACAACAGAAGTAGCGGCATACCGACAATCAATGGATGCCCTACAATTCAGTGTAGCCTTAGATCATGTTTGGGAAATCATCTCTCGTACTAATAAATACATTGATGAAACAGCACCTTGGATCTTAGCTAAAGATGAAGCAGAAGCAGGTAAATTGCAGTCAGTGATGTACCACTTGGTGGACTCATTACGTGTGATTGCCATCCTAATCCAACCAGTGATGGTGGAAACGCCAGCTAAGATCTTTGAACAATTAGGTTTAGATTTCGACGCTGACGCAGGCTTTGAAAATGCCAAAGTTGGTTTATACCCAGAAACAGCGAAAGTAGTTGAAAAAGGGCAACCAATCTTCCCACGTCTAGACCACGATGAAGAAGTAGCTTATATCCAAGCGCAAATGGCGGCCAATAAATCAGCTAGCGACGAGGAAGAAGACGAAAGCTTCAACCCTGAAGAAACGGAATTGGTATCCGTTAAAGATAGCCAAATCAAATATGATGTATTCGATAAGGTTGAAATCAAGGTTGCTGAAGTGATTGATGCTGACTTCGTTGAAGGGGCAGACAAATTATTGAAATTCAGATTGGATGCAGGGGACAAGGGTCACCGTCAAATCCTATCTGGTATTCGTGAATTCTATCCAGATCCAAGTGTTTTAATCGGGAAAAAAGTTTGCATCATCGCCAACTTGAAACCGCGTAAGATGAAGGGTGAAGTTTCTCAAGGAATGATCCTTTCCGCAGAACACGAGGGTAAACTACAAGTAGTATTTGCACCTGAAGATGCTGCAAATGGTAGTGAAATAGCTTAA
- a CDS encoding C40 family peptidase, producing MFRKRSFLYLLAALYTVAALAFPAQAIHAKGKGTIASIPASDQNAHLPFKTATTKRQAILTTANDLIGIPYVWGGNDLSGFDCSGFIEYIFKSNGLYMPRTTNQQQYFGQPVDLNNVQPGDLYFFEEDNQVYHVALALEDGYYLHAPSPGKAVSYGHVGRFAPQFANRVINDL from the coding sequence ATGTTTAGAAAAAGAAGTTTCTTATACTTGCTGGCCGCCTTATACACAGTGGCTGCACTCGCCTTTCCCGCACAAGCCATTCATGCCAAGGGAAAGGGCACAATAGCATCAATACCAGCTAGCGACCAAAATGCACACCTACCATTCAAGACCGCAACAACTAAACGGCAAGCCATCCTGACCACAGCCAATGATTTGATTGGCATTCCTTATGTTTGGGGTGGCAATGATTTATCTGGGTTTGATTGCTCCGGTTTTATAGAATATATTTTTAAGTCAAACGGCTTATATATGCCACGTACAACCAATCAACAGCAATATTTTGGACAACCTGTAGATTTGAACAATGTTCAACCTGGCGACCTATATTTTTTTGAAGAAGACAACCAAGTTTACCATGTCGCCTTAGCCCTTGAGGATGGCTATTATTTACACGCGCCAAGTCCGGGAAAGGCTGTTTCATACGGTCATGTTGGCCGCTTCGCCCCACAGTTTGCTAACCGGGTGATTAATGACCTGTAA